One Thunnus thynnus chromosome 18, fThuThy2.1, whole genome shotgun sequence genomic region harbors:
- the LOC137168990 gene encoding uncharacterized protein: MRQNNEMDEFRWIKISLFLILVLQFRAVTGQDSYITVRDGDEVTLSCKNVINDQDKCDGTTWMYGRKENSTVVELIKLGQIGRYSRDRLSVTVDCSLVIKKVTLDDFGRYSCRQFDRSGQQQGQDAKVYLSVININEQRDDDKVTLTCSVLKYEYCQDTVEWLYDGNSDDFTNLGKSSCGAAVTFTASNLDQTSHYSELFKCKVTERNGGTLLFNFTPQSSCEKHIRTDCSALSYIMLVMRVAELLLITVITVLLFRARGNQRPPDDNIDLKSVRSRTAKRSGPAASQEQNDEDDGAVKYENFGEPSTSVRLH, encoded by the exons CGAGATGGATGAATTCAGATGgattaaaatatctttatttctgATTCTGGTGCTTCAGTTTAGAG CAGTAACAGGACAAGATTCTTACATcactgtcagagatggagatgaagtcaCTTTGTCttgtaaaaatgtgataaatgatcAGGACAAATGTGACGGCACTACCTGGATGTacggaagaaaagaaaactcaaCAGTAGTAGAGCTGATTAAACTTGGGCAGATTGGTAGATATTccagagacagactgagtgttacAGTGGACTGTTCTCTGGTTATAAAGAAGGTCACACTTGATGATTTTGGTCGTTACAGCTGCAGACAGTTCGACAGATCAGGACAACAACAAGGTCAAGATGCTAaagtttatctgtctgttattaaca TTAATGAACAAAGGGATGATGATAAGGTGACATTAACCTGCTCTGTGTTGAAATATGAATACTGTCAAGACACAGTGGAGTGGCTGTATGACGGTAATAGTGATGATTTCACAAACCTGGGGAAAAGTTCTTGCGGAGCCGCTGTGACATTTACAGCTTCTAATCTTGATCAGACGTCACATTATTCTGAGTTATTTAAGTGTAAAGTGACTGAACGTAATGGCGGGACACTGCTGTTTAACTTCACCCCTCAGTCCTCATGTGAGAAACACa TTCGTACAGATTGTTCTGCTCTGAGCTACATAATGTTGGTGATGCGTGTGGCTGAACTCCTCCTCATCACTGTGATTACTGTTCTTCTCTTCAGAGCTCGAG GGAACCAGAGACCACCTGATGACAACATT gatTTAAAGTCAGTAAGAAGCCGAACAGCGAAGCGTTCTGGTCCAGCAGCCAGTCAG gagcagaatgatgaagatgatggtgCGGTGAAGTATGAAAACTTTGGAGAACCTTCTACTTCTGTCAGACTCCACTGA